The Lytechinus variegatus isolate NC3 chromosome 1, Lvar_3.0, whole genome shotgun sequence nucleotide sequence ttatggtcaatgaactttggccgaatgggggtatttgttgaattaccatcataactttgaaagtttattggtctagttcataaaactttgtcataagagtaatcaagtatcactgaacatcttgtgcgcatttcaggtaacatgaccaaggtcaaaggtcaatgaactttggtcatgtttttgggggggtatctgttgaattaccatcataacttttaaagtttatggatctgattcatgaagcTTGGCCATAAGAGTCTTttagtatcactgaacatctcatgcgagtttcagatcacatgaccaaagtcaaaggtcattaaagttcattgaactttggccattttagatttaattattagattgctgtcataactttcaaagtttatagatacagtgaataaaatgtggatataggggtaatcaagtatcactgacaagtttaaGGTCACAtcttcaaggtcaaatgtcaatgaatgtagtattgtatcattatatgaatggtgtttttgtgaataattatttcatagtagttttcaaagtcagcaatgctgctatattgaattgtgtgatgcaggtgagacaactagaggcattccacttgtaattCTTTTTGGTTAGTCAACAATCAGCATTATCTATTGCAAGTTGTACGAGAAATTCTTCGTTCGCATGCCTCCCAATACCCTTTCCTCAAATTGTCCTTGCATGTCTTTTCACTAGAAGCATATTTGTGCAATTGTGTCTATGTCTTTCCTACACCTTGGTTGTTTTGATACATCATATTCAAAGGCCAAGTCTACCCAAGCATCATATTGACTAGAATAAATTCTTGAAAAAGTTATGTCAGAACTAGATGTAATCCTCGATAGGATTgtaatttgaaataatgattttatattCTCACGCACTGGCGTGAAAATGTCTACAAATTATACATATGTTCGTACCTCACAATCAAATGACAAATGATAGAATCATCAAGTTCCAACCACATCCAATTTTGAGGATTTCAAGGGTAGAATTGGCCTTCGAAATAGTCAATTTGATCTATTATTGATGTCCTAAATAATATGCTAGGCATGTATCAGTGAACTAATTCGTATTTCACAAATACAGTACCCAGACTTTCCATGCATATACTcaccatttttcatttattatgaataattacaCACCACTGTTATATTTGAAACGGTCCAATTACCCTCAGCCATGATTCGGGCATGTTAGAACTCTTCTGAAGGTACCTGAAGCATGTAATTGTTACCAATGCTCGAGATTATGTGTATTACTGCAATGATCTGCATAAGCTGGACAGATGTCCAATCCAAAACGTTTTcattgaaatacaatttttattctttatttttttttgtctttaggAGCCTAATAAGagagaaataaatatgtttatGAATTGTTAGTCATTTCAATAATACAGCTGTTTGTAGGTGCGGTACTGGTTCAGTAATGTGATTTAGGCTTCATTGACACATAATTTCACGGGTGCCCTATGGTAGGCTATTTTTTCGGATGGAGCCCGAAACTGGACACTGTAGATTCCATGGCAAATTAATGAGAAGTCCTTACACTAATTTACTCCCGCCACCGCGATGGTATCCAATGTTGGACCATTCAAGCCGTAGAAATTGGAAACATGGTATAAGAACCCATATGCCCTCTAAAATCTACTACAAGCCGCCAGGTACATTGACCCAGTGTATTTATGATCTTGGCATTAAATTGGATACTATAACTCTTTTGATATGTGGCAGCATGTAGCACACTGTATTGGTTATCCACTATCCAAAATCTCAAAATGGATCctgatttaaatcatgatttaacTGTTTAGGAAAGGTTCTTTATATTGGTCACTGGGTTAAATTGATTTGCCAGCAGTTTATCATATGACATTTTCGAACGATATAAATGATTTGGGGATAAACTCAGTAAATAACTTCCAATTTCAAAGGTCATAGAATCTAGACGGCAGAAGACTCTTTAATGTTTAAATTGGATCACCAGAAGTTtaaattgtgaattttcaaGTGGTACATTTCTTATCGATAGTCCACATGATAATCATTTTTGGATTCTAACTGAAATGTCTAATGACGTTTTTCTACAGGAAAGGAATCAGACGGGAGTCCGAGGCAGACAGCCCAATCTCCACTTCAACACACGATCGAGGAGGAACCTCTGCAATCTCTGGAAGAATCACGGGTGGTTCAACCAGACAAAATGCAGTGGGAAGTATTGACAGGTCACCCAGTTCCAACATAAACCCCACCATTACAACAATTGCTCTGAGCAATGTGACACAATTTGCAGTACCAGAGAATACATCTGAACCACTACATACAGATGCCCCACCTTTTCTACGCCTTACCGGTAGCAATGCGTCAAGCCAGACGTTGCCGTCGcttcatcaaaataaccaaaGAAGCATTAATCATTATGTGTCCTCCCCCAGTGCCCCCAATCCATATCACTACGCGTCTAGTCCCGATAACTCAGTTGATTTTGTAAGATTGGAAGCCGCTTATCAAGAACCATCTTCTGTGGAGATTTATAATAACGCATACGAAGGTACAACTGATGATGTACATTCAAATATAATGCTGGAAAATGTCAATCCATACCATTATGCCACTAGCTCCGCAAAAATGGAAGTAGGTGGTGGTAGCACACTGAGTTATGAAGAAGCCTATCAAGTACCGTCTGCTATAGAAATGGCTAATCATGAATATGAAGGTACATTTGATGATCATGAACACTCAACAGCAGTTCTATCTGGAGGTATATCTATGGCATACCGCCCTTTGCCACATAGACCATCCTCTGCTAACTGCAACGAAGGGCCAACTCTGCCTCCTAGAAAATCATCACGAGGCCCAACACATTTTCCTATGAAACAGAGGGAAAGTACCATGGACACAGTAAACAACAATTTTCCCCAAGCATGCTCATTAGTTTCAAAAGGATTACGCCACATACCCAAAAAACATcaacaagaaaaagaagggatggGCCAAGATATGACCCCTTTCTACCATACTCTCGAAAAAGATGAACGAGCAAGGAGCCTAGGGCAAGATAACCAAGGTCTATATTTGGGAGAAGGCCACCTGCCACACAGTGCACCAATCAGCACAAATTCACAGGGCAATACTATTCGTAGTAGAGTCCATGGAAATACTGACTTGACAGACACAGACAGGATGATTGACAATGTTCTTTATGTTCCTATGACATCTTGCCAAAagaaatattcacatttttagtACTCAGGACAATCAATACCGACCAAACCTACTGAGGAAACCAACTGAATATCACAAAGAATGTCTTGTGCTTCCTgtagttaaagggatggtccgagctgaaaaatatttatatgttaatacatagagtagaattcactgagcaaaatgctgaaaatttcatcaaaattggataacaaatgataaagttattgaagtttcaagtttagcaatattttgtgaaaacagtcgtcatgaatattcatgaggtgggctgatgatgtcacatccccactttccgtttccttatgtaattacataaaccataatttttttcattatttcatacttgtgtgaataataagTCTCCCTCATAATGAattaagttgcagcaataaatataatgtactaaatcagttgtcaatccaagttttctatttcttggaggaaaaaaaatgaataaacctaatttcatataataaaatacaaaagaacaagtggggatgtgacatcatcagtccacctcatgacgactattttcacaaaatattgcctaattttaaaattcaataactttgttatttgttatccgattttgatgaaatttttggtattttgctcggtgaattctactttatttattaagctataaatacttttagctcggaccatccctttaatctcATGTGTAATGACCGTAAA carries:
- the LOC121418346 gene encoding uncharacterized protein LOC121418346 isoform X4, with translation MSILWIGISLVVLAICIVLAGYGYRTYRGKLRNCSFTNYQPLVGTITYGRKGIRRESEADSPISTSTHDRGGTSAISGRITGGSTRQNAVGSIDRSPSSNINPTITTIALSNVTQFAVPENTSEPLHTDAPPFLRLTGSNASSQTLPSLHQNNQRSINHYVSSPSAPNPYHYASSPDNSVDFVRLEAAYQEPSSVEIYNNAYEGTTDDVHSNIMLENVNPYHYATSSAKMEVGGGSTLSYEEAYQVPSAIEMANHEYEGTFDDHEHSTAVLSGGISMAYRPLPHRPSSANCNEGPTLPPRKSSRGPTHFPMKQRESTMDTVNNNFPQACSLVSKGLRHIPKKHQQEKEGMGQDMTPFYHTLEKDERARSLGQDNQGLYLGEGHLPHSAPISTNSQGNTIRSRVHGNTDLTDTDRMIDNVLYVPMTSCQKKYSHF
- the LOC121418346 gene encoding uncharacterized protein LOC121418346 isoform X2, with product MAEATTGKSMWRTTELKQSVQTTISTVSATTNITHSSDSNGRMSILWIGISLVVLAICIVLAGYGYRTYRGKLRNWKGIRRESEADSPISTSTHDRGGTSAISGRITGGSTRQNAVGSIDRSPSSNINPTITTIALSNVTQFAVPENTSEPLHTDAPPFLRLTGSNASSQTLPSLHQNNQRSINHYVSSPSAPNPYHYASSPDNSVDFVRLEAAYQEPSSVEIYNNAYEGTTDDVHSNIMLENVNPYHYATSSAKMEVGGGSTLSYEEAYQVPSAIEMANHEYEGTFDDHEHSTAVLSGGISMAYRPLPHRPSSANCNEGPTLPPRKSSRGPTHFPMKQRESTMDTVNNNFPQACSLVSKGLRHIPKKHQQEKEGMGQDMTPFYHTLEKDERARSLGQDNQGLYLGEGHLPHSAPISTNSQGNTIRSRVHGNTDLTDTDRMIDNVLYVPMTSCQKKYSHF
- the LOC121418346 gene encoding uncharacterized protein LOC121418346 isoform X3 translates to MAEDITHSSDSNGRMSILWIGISLVVLAICIVLAGYGYRTYRGKLRNCSFTNYQPLVGTITYGRKGIRRESEADSPISTSTHDRGGTSAISGRITGGSTRQNAVGSIDRSPSSNINPTITTIALSNVTQFAVPENTSEPLHTDAPPFLRLTGSNASSQTLPSLHQNNQRSINHYVSSPSAPNPYHYASSPDNSVDFVRLEAAYQEPSSVEIYNNAYEGTTDDVHSNIMLENVNPYHYATSSAKMEVGGGSTLSYEEAYQVPSAIEMANHEYEGTFDDHEHSTAVLSGGISMAYRPLPHRPSSANCNEGPTLPPRKSSRGPTHFPMKQRESTMDTVNNNFPQACSLVSKGLRHIPKKHQQEKEGMGQDMTPFYHTLEKDERARSLGQDNQGLYLGEGHLPHSAPISTNSQGNTIRSRVHGNTDLTDTDRMIDNVLYVPMTSCQKKYSHF
- the LOC121418346 gene encoding uncharacterized protein LOC121418346 isoform X1, which codes for MAEATTGKSMWRTTELKQSVQTTISTVSATTNITHSSDSNGRMSILWIGISLVVLAICIVLAGYGYRTYRGKLRNCSFTNYQPLVGTITYGRKGIRRESEADSPISTSTHDRGGTSAISGRITGGSTRQNAVGSIDRSPSSNINPTITTIALSNVTQFAVPENTSEPLHTDAPPFLRLTGSNASSQTLPSLHQNNQRSINHYVSSPSAPNPYHYASSPDNSVDFVRLEAAYQEPSSVEIYNNAYEGTTDDVHSNIMLENVNPYHYATSSAKMEVGGGSTLSYEEAYQVPSAIEMANHEYEGTFDDHEHSTAVLSGGISMAYRPLPHRPSSANCNEGPTLPPRKSSRGPTHFPMKQRESTMDTVNNNFPQACSLVSKGLRHIPKKHQQEKEGMGQDMTPFYHTLEKDERARSLGQDNQGLYLGEGHLPHSAPISTNSQGNTIRSRVHGNTDLTDTDRMIDNVLYVPMTSCQKKYSHF